A genomic segment from Spinacia oleracea cultivar Varoflay chromosome 3, BTI_SOV_V1, whole genome shotgun sequence encodes:
- the LOC110786731 gene encoding uncharacterized protein, with protein sequence MNQTADMEMIEVVEESPANISPGGAAAQNDVAGGFLALARQLVDQGKPSQALQAVVMAMKTKGGEEAVLYILQRARELYRSKLQASSEADELASLFAECVIAEAQPPGSEASSLATQPSIPVSEMETESCGASILEETGRKQIVLDAFSDGSSFICLQCGGLVSNHRKDEHYAYWCQF encoded by the exons ATGAATCAAACGGCGGATATGGAAATGATAGAGGTGGTGGAGGAGTCTCCGGCTAACATTTCTCCCGGCGGCGCGGCTGCACAAAACGACGTTGCTGGTGGCTTTCTTGCATTGGCCCGTCAACTAGTCGATCAGGGCAAGCCTTCTCAAGCCCTTCAAGCG GTAGTTATGGCTATGAAAACAAAAGGAGGAGAGGAGGCAGTTTTGTACATATTGCAACGTGCGCGTGAGCTATATAGATCAAAACTACAGGCAAGTTCAGAAGCTGATGAGCTCGCTTCTTTATTTGCTGAATGTGTAATTGCTGAAGCTCAGCCCCCAGGAAGTGAAGCATCATCATTGGCAACACAACCGAGTATTCCCGTCAGTGAAATGGAGACTGAATCATGTGGAGCGTCAATATTGGAGGAGACTGGAAGAAAGCAAATTGTGCTGGATGCCTTCTCTGATGGCAGTAGTTTCATCTGTTTGCAATGTGGTGGTCTGGTTAGCAATCATCGTAAAGATGAACATTATGCTTACTGGTGTCAGTTTTAA
- the LOC130468978 gene encoding uncharacterized protein has translation MNPNYSIFTNNSNPYSSFSRIKRLSASIQLAALPLTHLGDKAMFLAHMTPFYPKELTVLLRTSGKSLWEFNDQDRKALEEDPSVFDYDDIKSKMVQLKAENKQQRQLFEQME, from the exons ATGAATCCGAATTACAGTATCTTTACAAATAATTCAAATCCTTACTCAAGCTTTTCGCGGATCAAGCGGCTCTCAGCTTCAATTCAGTTAGCGGCATTGCCTCTGACACACCTTGGTGATAAGGCCATGTTCTTGGCTCACATGACTCCGTTTTACCCTAAGGAGCTCACCGTTCTTCTTCGAACTTCCGGGAAGTCATT GTGGGAATTTAATGATCAGGACAGGAAAGCGTTAGAAGAAGACCCTTCCGTATTTGATTATGATGATATAAAATCGAAAATGGTTCAGCTGAAAGCCGAAAATAAGCAGCAGCGCCAG TTATTTGAACAAATGGAATGA